From a single Micromonospora carbonacea genomic region:
- a CDS encoding carboxylate-amine ligase, with translation MSSTTRRYPAPPRFGVEEEFLVVDAVTRAPVPRAAEVVAAASTSLGERVSGEITTLQLETRTHACGTLGELTDQLGEARKVVADCARAAGLRVVATGTAPVAGAVPPPMTVGPRQTRGAETFRGLHDELALCALHVHVELPDRDRAVLVGNHLRPYLPLLLTLTANSPYWDGRDSGYASWRTTVWGRWPVAGPPPVFDSAAHYDEVVGRLLDAGALVDRATIFWDVRPSERHPTLEVRVADSALTAEDAARYAALVRALVAHLTAAVDAGEPAPHVAGELLRVAYWRAARDGLAGAGLDPRTGRLRPAAELARELLATVEPALRAHGDHDAVARWLEQLDADGTGARRQRAVVRAGGTLADVVDRLAEWTAG, from the coding sequence ATGAGCAGCACCACGCGCCGGTACCCGGCCCCGCCCCGCTTCGGGGTGGAGGAGGAGTTCCTCGTCGTCGACGCCGTCACCCGGGCCCCGGTGCCCCGGGCCGCCGAGGTCGTCGCGGCGGCGTCGACGTCGCTCGGTGAGCGGGTGTCCGGGGAGATCACCACCCTGCAACTGGAAACCAGGACCCACGCCTGCGGCACCCTCGGCGAGCTGACCGACCAGCTCGGCGAGGCCCGCAAGGTCGTCGCGGACTGCGCCCGGGCGGCGGGGCTGCGGGTGGTGGCCACCGGCACGGCCCCCGTCGCCGGGGCGGTGCCCCCGCCGATGACCGTCGGCCCGCGCCAGACCCGGGGCGCCGAGACCTTCCGGGGGCTGCACGACGAGCTGGCGCTGTGCGCGCTGCACGTGCACGTGGAGCTGCCGGACCGGGACCGGGCCGTGCTGGTCGGCAACCACCTGCGGCCCTACCTTCCGCTGCTGCTGACCCTCACGGCGAACTCGCCGTACTGGGACGGCCGCGACTCCGGCTACGCGAGCTGGCGCACCACGGTCTGGGGCCGGTGGCCGGTGGCCGGCCCGCCGCCGGTGTTCGACTCGGCGGCGCACTACGACGAGGTGGTCGGGCGGCTGCTCGACGCCGGCGCCCTCGTCGACCGGGCCACCATCTTCTGGGACGTACGCCCGTCGGAGCGGCACCCGACCCTGGAGGTCCGGGTGGCCGACTCGGCCCTCACCGCCGAGGACGCGGCGCGCTACGCGGCGCTGGTGCGGGCGCTCGTGGCGCACCTGACGGCGGCGGTGGACGCCGGCGAGCCCGCCCCGCACGTCGCCGGGGAGCTGCTGCGGGTGGCCTACTGGCGGGCCGCCCGCGACGGCCTGGCCGGCGCGGGCCTGGACCCGCGCACGGGCCGGCTGCGCCCGGCGGCCGAGCTGGCCCGCGAGCTGCTGGCCACGGTGGAGCCGGCGCTGCGCGCCCACGGCGACCACGACGCCGTCGCGCGGTGGCTGGAGCAGCTCGACGCCGACGGCACCGGGGCGCGGCGGCAGCGGGCGGTCGTGCGCGCCGGCGGGACGCTCGCCGACGTCGTCGACCGGCTGGCGGAGTGGACGGCGGGCTGA
- a CDS encoding M20/M25/M40 family metallo-hydrolase yields MVDTTHIRQGARAQSGTMVDRLRQLVHAESPPGAVRRLHACADLLESWISPLLGRPAVRVTRDGLPHLLWQAEDQRVLLLGHYDTVWPEGTTRDWPFALAEHVATGPGVCDMKSGIVQLVTALSLLPDPSRVGVLLTCDEESGSPTSRPLIEQQARRSRAVLVCEPATETGALKVARKGGSRYEITVRGRAAHAGVEPHRGVNAAVELAHQVLAVRAFAAEGTSVTPTVLSAGSISNQVPESATFCVDVRAWTREELDRVDRQIHALTPQLAEAALVVGGGINRYPLQEAVAMPLLEVARRAGRELGLPPLEAAHAAGASDANFTGSLGVATLDGLGGVGGGSHARSEWVDVSQLPDRAALLAATVAGVLTRQRRGPAPAARGVPARL; encoded by the coding sequence ATGGTCGACACGACGCACATACGGCAGGGGGCCCGGGCGCAGTCCGGGACCATGGTGGACCGACTTCGTCAACTCGTGCACGCCGAATCCCCGCCCGGGGCGGTGCGACGCCTGCACGCCTGCGCCGACCTGCTGGAGAGCTGGATCAGCCCGCTGCTGGGCCGGCCCGCCGTGCGGGTCACCCGCGACGGGCTGCCGCACCTGCTCTGGCAGGCCGAGGACCAGCGGGTGCTGCTGCTGGGGCACTACGACACGGTGTGGCCGGAGGGCACCACGCGGGACTGGCCCTTCGCGCTCGCCGAGCACGTCGCCACCGGGCCCGGGGTGTGCGACATGAAGTCCGGCATCGTCCAGCTGGTGACCGCGCTGTCCCTGCTGCCCGACCCCTCCCGGGTGGGGGTGCTGCTGACCTGCGACGAGGAGAGCGGGTCACCGACGTCCCGGCCGCTGATCGAGCAGCAGGCCCGGCGGTCGCGGGCGGTGCTGGTCTGCGAGCCGGCCACGGAGACCGGCGCGCTGAAGGTCGCCCGCAAGGGCGGTTCACGGTACGAGATCACCGTGCGCGGCCGGGCCGCGCACGCCGGCGTGGAGCCGCACCGGGGGGTGAACGCGGCCGTCGAGCTGGCCCACCAGGTCCTCGCCGTGCGGGCGTTCGCCGCCGAGGGCACCAGCGTCACCCCGACGGTGCTCAGCGCCGGCAGCATCAGCAACCAGGTGCCCGAGTCGGCGACGTTCTGCGTCGACGTGCGCGCCTGGACCCGCGAGGAGCTCGACCGGGTGGACCGGCAGATCCACGCGCTGACCCCGCAGCTGGCCGAGGCCGCGCTCGTGGTGGGTGGCGGGATCAACCGCTACCCGTTGCAGGAGGCGGTGGCGATGCCGCTGCTGGAGGTCGCCCGGCGGGCGGGCCGCGAGCTGGGCCTGCCGCCGCTGGAGGCCGCGCACGCCGCCGGCGCGTCCGACGCGAACTTCACCGGCTCGCTGGGCGTGGCCACCCTCGACGGCCTGGGCGGGGTGGGCGGCGGGTCGCACGCCCGCAGCGAGTGGGTCGACGTGAGCCAACTGCCCGACCGGGCCGCCCTGCTCGCCGCGACCGTCGCCGGGGTGCTCACCCGGCAGCGGCGGGGCCCGGCCCCCGCGGCCCGGGGCGTGCCCGCGCGCCTGTGA
- a CDS encoding enediyne biosynthesis protein — protein sequence MTTIAPPPSIDTAPAAPIRPAPAKPEPDRRYLALRNFALSISIFNIFGYTLLGFEQPWLWPILAVLTAYVTELTFELIRARAKKEAPRFLGGGARRVYEFLLPSHITALACNMLLYANDMFLPIAFAVIVGVTGKYVLQAPVYGRMRHYMNPSNFGITMALVCFGSWISIAPPYEFTENANTYFRVMIPIIIVTAGTVINALLTRKVPLIVGWLGGFAIQAFIRHWIWDVALFSALGVMTGVAFVLFTNYMITDPGTTPVKPMNQFMFGSGVAMAYGVLMLFNVVYTLFFAVVVVCGIRGIGWWIADMRKKSRAAAKLTLDTPRSLA from the coding sequence ATGACCACGATCGCCCCGCCCCCCAGCATCGACACCGCCCCCGCGGCCCCCATCCGCCCCGCGCCGGCCAAGCCCGAGCCCGACCGCCGCTACCTGGCGCTGCGCAACTTCGCCCTCTCCATCAGCATCTTCAACATCTTCGGCTACACGCTGCTCGGCTTCGAGCAGCCGTGGCTGTGGCCCATCCTCGCGGTGCTCACCGCCTACGTCACCGAGCTGACCTTCGAGCTGATCCGGGCCCGGGCCAAGAAGGAGGCGCCCCGGTTCCTCGGCGGCGGCGCCCGCCGGGTGTACGAGTTCCTGCTGCCCTCGCACATCACCGCGCTGGCCTGCAACATGCTCCTGTACGCCAACGACATGTTCCTGCCGATCGCCTTCGCCGTGATCGTCGGCGTGACCGGCAAGTACGTCCTGCAGGCCCCGGTCTACGGCCGGATGCGGCACTACATGAACCCGTCGAACTTCGGCATCACGATGGCGCTGGTCTGCTTCGGCTCCTGGATCTCCATCGCCCCGCCGTACGAGTTCACGGAGAACGCCAACACCTACTTCCGGGTGATGATCCCGATCATCATCGTCACCGCCGGCACCGTGATCAACGCGCTGCTGACCCGCAAGGTCCCGCTGATCGTGGGCTGGCTCGGCGGCTTCGCCATCCAGGCGTTCATCCGGCACTGGATCTGGGACGTGGCGCTGTTCTCCGCGCTGGGCGTGATGACCGGGGTGGCGTTCGTGCTGTTCACCAACTACATGATCACCGACCCGGGCACCACGCCGGTCAAGCCGATGAACCAGTTCATGTTCGGCTCCGGCGTGGCCATGGCCTACGGCGTGCTGATGCTGTTCAACGTCGTCTACACGCTCTTCTTCGCGGTGGTCGTCGTCTGCGGCATCCGCGGCATCGGCTGGTGGATCGCGGACATGCGCAAGAAGTCCCGGGCCGCCGCCAAGCTGACCCTCGACACCCCCAGGAGCCTCGCGTGA
- a CDS encoding carboxymuconolactone decarboxylase family protein, whose amino-acid sequence MAHIDLGLDETQYPGISGLMRYRPETAVALNALAEALLHAPHPTLSAGERELIAAYVSGLNECTFCCSSHSAFAAVQLDGGMPLVTQVRADPDTAEVSAKLRGLLRIAAAVQASGRDVSAALVDAARAEGATDLEIHDTVLIAAAFCMFNRYVDGLGTRLPEDPSAYTETAQRIKVGGYVG is encoded by the coding sequence GTGGCACACATCGATCTGGGCCTGGACGAGACGCAGTACCCGGGCATCAGCGGGCTGATGCGCTACCGGCCGGAGACCGCCGTGGCGCTCAACGCCCTGGCCGAGGCGCTGCTGCACGCCCCGCACCCCACCCTCAGCGCCGGCGAGCGGGAGCTGATCGCCGCGTACGTCTCCGGGCTCAACGAGTGCACGTTCTGCTGCTCGTCGCACTCGGCGTTCGCCGCCGTCCAGCTCGACGGGGGCATGCCGCTGGTGACCCAGGTCCGGGCGGACCCGGACACCGCGGAGGTCTCCGCGAAGCTGCGCGGCCTGCTGCGGATCGCCGCCGCGGTCCAGGCGAGCGGCCGCGACGTGAGCGCCGCGCTGGTCGACGCGGCCCGCGCCGAGGGCGCGACCGACCTGGAGATCCACGACACGGTGCTGATCGCCGCCGCGTTCTGCATGTTCAACCGCTACGTCGACGGGCTCGGCACCCGGCTGCCGGAGGACCCGTCGGCCTACACCGAGACCGCGCAGCGGATCAAGGTCGGCGGGTACGTCGGCTAG
- a CDS encoding maleylpyruvate isomerase family mycothiol-dependent enzyme, with translation MSVNPHQWRRVRASVPVVLGRLLDLVDDAPPDWPATAHWTVADTMAHLCGVAAMGLALVRGGPPDLPVPDLLELRQRTTVDTISVMNAEVLRHFTERRLPALAARLRADVEEVLRAVDEAGPEHEVSWLGGARLPVTGLLAHLLNELNLHAWDIARAVGRRWVVDPADAALFVDLFMVDMTRRGYGRLLDRDGPVHPGTVSVNFRHRFGPEVTMALADGRVTVAPTEPRPDVRLSFDPAVFTLMLFGRVSRPRAVLARKLWVGGRRPWLLPVFLRTMRLPS, from the coding sequence ATGTCGGTCAACCCGCACCAGTGGCGTCGCGTCCGCGCCTCCGTGCCCGTCGTCCTCGGGCGGCTGCTCGACCTCGTCGACGACGCCCCGCCCGATTGGCCCGCCACCGCGCACTGGACGGTGGCGGACACCATGGCCCACCTGTGCGGGGTCGCCGCGATGGGCCTGGCCCTGGTCCGGGGCGGGCCGCCGGACCTGCCGGTGCCCGACCTGCTCGAACTGCGCCAGCGCACCACGGTCGACACGATCTCGGTGATGAACGCCGAGGTGCTGCGGCACTTCACCGAGCGGCGGCTGCCGGCGCTGGCCGCCCGGCTGCGCGCCGACGTCGAGGAGGTGCTGCGGGCGGTCGACGAGGCCGGGCCGGAGCACGAGGTGTCCTGGCTCGGCGGGGCCCGGCTGCCGGTCACCGGCCTGCTGGCCCACCTGCTCAACGAGCTGAACCTGCACGCCTGGGACATCGCCCGGGCGGTCGGCCGGCGCTGGGTCGTCGATCCCGCCGACGCGGCGCTCTTCGTCGACCTGTTCATGGTGGACATGACCCGCCGCGGCTACGGCCGGCTGCTGGACCGCGACGGCCCGGTGCATCCGGGGACCGTCTCGGTGAACTTCCGGCACCGCTTCGGCCCCGAGGTGACGATGGCCCTGGCCGACGGCCGGGTGACGGTGGCGCCGACCGAGCCCCGTCCGGACGTCCGGCTCTCCTTCGACCCGGCCGTGTTCACCCTGATGCTGTTCGGCCGGGTGTCCCGGCCGCGCGCGGTCCTCGCCCGCAAGCTCTGGGTCGGCGGCCGCCGACCCTGGCTGCTGCCGGTCTTCCTGCGCACCATGCGCCTGCCGTCCTGA
- a CDS encoding acyl-CoA dehydrogenase family protein — MTVTETPTREEILSRVAKAEPVLREHVAWSEENRRLHEATVEAMAEAGIFRMRVPKRYGGYECDGATLVEVGAALGRIDASVAWVAMVNWIPTYLVCMFPDQVQDEVFSTPDVRVCGTNAPKGTMVPVEGGYLLNGRWPFVSGAHHAHWMEAAAVILRDGAEPEPVMTMVPMSDMELVDDWHTTGLRGSGSITTVATDVFLPAERVIPLGAALAPNTLSETNRNIPIYSTPATLVAAVSGVGMLVGIAKAAWDTFFDRLPDRKIIYTDYPSQAEAPLTHLRVGAAAHKIDQAMFHARRIAEVVDHKAFSGEAWTVEERVRVRADQGEAARLAKEVADTFQMASGGTSIYTDVPIQRIVRDITSAALHGLVVPDVNTELYGRVLCGLEPNTLYM; from the coding sequence GTGACTGTAACCGAAACCCCCACGCGCGAGGAGATCCTCAGCCGCGTCGCCAAGGCCGAGCCGGTGCTGCGGGAGCACGTGGCCTGGTCGGAGGAGAATCGTCGCCTGCACGAGGCGACAGTCGAGGCGATGGCCGAGGCGGGGATCTTCCGGATGCGGGTGCCCAAGCGCTACGGCGGCTACGAGTGCGACGGTGCGACGCTGGTCGAGGTCGGCGCGGCCCTGGGCCGCATCGACGCCTCCGTGGCCTGGGTCGCGATGGTGAACTGGATCCCCACCTACCTGGTCTGCATGTTCCCCGACCAGGTGCAGGACGAGGTCTTCTCGACCCCCGACGTGCGGGTCTGCGGGACCAACGCCCCCAAGGGCACGATGGTGCCGGTCGAGGGCGGCTACCTCCTCAACGGGCGGTGGCCCTTCGTCAGCGGCGCGCACCACGCGCACTGGATGGAGGCGGCGGCCGTGATCCTGCGCGACGGCGCCGAGCCGGAGCCGGTGATGACCATGGTGCCGATGTCCGACATGGAGCTCGTCGACGACTGGCACACCACCGGGCTGCGCGGCTCGGGCAGCATCACGACGGTGGCCACCGACGTCTTCCTGCCCGCCGAGCGGGTCATCCCGCTGGGCGCGGCGCTCGCCCCGAACACGCTGTCGGAGACCAACCGGAACATCCCGATCTATTCCACCCCGGCCACGCTGGTCGCCGCGGTCTCCGGGGTCGGCATGCTGGTGGGGATCGCCAAGGCGGCGTGGGACACCTTCTTCGACCGGCTGCCCGACCGGAAGATCATCTACACCGACTACCCGAGCCAGGCGGAGGCCCCGCTGACCCACCTGCGGGTCGGCGCCGCCGCCCACAAGATCGACCAGGCGATGTTCCACGCCCGGCGGATCGCCGAGGTCGTCGACCACAAGGCGTTCAGCGGCGAGGCGTGGACGGTCGAGGAGCGGGTCCGGGTGCGCGCCGACCAGGGCGAGGCGGCCCGGCTGGCCAAGGAGGTCGCCGACACCTTCCAGATGGCCAGCGGCGGCACCTCCATCTACACCGACGTGCCGATCCAGCGCATCGTGCGGGACATCACGTCCGCCGCGCTGCACGGCCTCGTCGTCCCCGACGTCAACACCGAGCTGTACGGCCGGGTGCTGTGCGGGCTGGAGCCCAACACCCTCTACATGTGA
- a CDS encoding nitroreductase family protein has protein sequence MNRTARAFADRMAARRSVRHFSDEPVPLEVVEEAVRAAATAPSGANLQPWRFVVVTDADRKRRLREAAEAEEIEFYTRRASREWLDAVAPMGTDWQKPFLETAPVVIVVFEVHQGPQTPKPYYVKESVGIAVGVLITALHLSGLATLTHTPSPMRFLNEICDRPAEERACLVMPVGYPAEGVTVPQLTRKALSEVMVLR, from the coding sequence ATGAACCGCACCGCCCGGGCGTTCGCCGACCGGATGGCGGCCCGCCGGTCGGTGCGGCACTTCTCCGACGAGCCGGTGCCGCTGGAGGTCGTCGAGGAGGCCGTCCGGGCCGCCGCGACCGCCCCCAGCGGCGCCAACCTGCAACCCTGGCGGTTCGTGGTGGTGACCGACGCCGACCGCAAGCGGCGGCTGCGCGAGGCCGCCGAGGCCGAGGAGATCGAGTTCTACACCCGCCGCGCGTCCCGGGAGTGGCTCGACGCGGTGGCCCCGATGGGCACCGACTGGCAGAAGCCGTTCCTGGAGACCGCCCCGGTGGTCATCGTGGTGTTCGAGGTGCACCAGGGGCCGCAGACCCCGAAGCCCTACTACGTCAAGGAGTCGGTCGGCATCGCCGTCGGCGTGCTGATCACCGCCCTGCACCTGTCCGGGCTGGCCACGCTCACCCACACGCCCAGCCCGATGCGGTTCCTCAACGAGATCTGCGACCGCCCGGCCGAGGAGCGCGCCTGCCTGGTGATGCCGGTCGGCTACCCGGCCGAGGGGGTCACCGTGCCGCAGCTGACCCGCAAGGCGCTGTCGGAGGTCATGGTCCTGCGGTAG
- a CDS encoding CRTAC1 family protein encodes MASLFFIIDSRVSVAGADEAATKYRFTEQAIAYPAGYDQLPKRTIRDVNPTYHKIRAWISSVGASIALNDLTDHGRANSLCFVDTRTNHVVVTYAPTAPKQDQFAPFILDPAPLPIDDTMAPMACVPGDYNLDGRMDLMVTYWGRVPILFLRKADATTVSNATYQRQEMLPQSSPDGRYHGPKWHTNASLVSDLDGDGKPDVVIGNYFPESDVLNTRGQDNVEMNDTLSSATNGGGLHVLRWHSATSGDTPSVSFVPERGAVPFKKSTGWTLGLASADLTGRGLPDVYVANDFGHNHLLHNVSSPGHIKFKAAIGERTPTTPKSFVLGNGSFKGMGIDFGDLDRNGSFDMMVSNITTAWGLEESNFVWINRARDERDMLAKLGKGVAPFTQEARPLGMAWSGWGWDVKFGDFLNSGDLEVVQTLGFVKGKINRWPWLQEMAMMNDDLLSNPAMWPNLQPGDDIAGDQPLAFFARTKSGEFANITKEIGLDVPIPTRGIATADTRGTGALDLAVARQWGAPAFYTNDAPSKGNFLNLRLYRPAVGAPAGQMLCTPAYGATVTVTTPDGRKQISQLDGGSGHAGKRSFEVHFGLGASSGPVTVDLRWRDLNGQQHSTSQQLTAGTHTLVLTDRVEEVPNR; translated from the coding sequence GTGGCCTCGCTCTTTTTCATCATCGACAGCCGCGTGTCGGTCGCCGGCGCCGACGAAGCCGCTACGAAGTACCGCTTCACCGAGCAGGCGATCGCCTACCCGGCCGGCTACGACCAGCTTCCGAAGAGGACGATCCGGGACGTCAACCCGACGTACCACAAGATCCGGGCCTGGATCTCGTCGGTCGGCGCGAGCATCGCGCTCAACGACCTCACCGACCACGGTCGCGCCAACAGCCTGTGCTTCGTGGACACCCGCACCAACCACGTGGTGGTCACCTACGCGCCCACGGCGCCGAAGCAGGACCAGTTCGCGCCGTTCATCCTCGACCCGGCGCCGCTGCCGATCGACGACACCATGGCGCCGATGGCCTGCGTGCCGGGCGACTACAACCTCGACGGCCGGATGGACCTGATGGTCACCTACTGGGGCCGGGTGCCGATCCTGTTCCTGCGCAAGGCCGACGCCACGACGGTGTCCAACGCCACGTACCAGCGCCAGGAGATGCTCCCGCAGAGCTCGCCCGACGGCCGTTACCACGGGCCCAAGTGGCACACCAACGCCTCCCTGGTCAGCGACCTCGACGGCGACGGCAAGCCGGACGTGGTGATCGGCAACTACTTCCCCGAGTCCGACGTGCTCAACACGCGGGGCCAGGACAACGTCGAGATGAACGACACCCTGTCCAGCGCCACCAACGGCGGCGGCCTGCACGTGCTGCGCTGGCACTCGGCGACCAGCGGCGACACGCCGTCGGTGAGCTTCGTGCCGGAGCGCGGGGCGGTCCCGTTCAAGAAGTCCACGGGCTGGACGCTGGGCCTGGCCTCGGCCGACCTGACCGGCCGGGGGCTGCCGGACGTGTACGTCGCCAACGACTTCGGCCACAACCACCTGCTGCACAACGTCTCCTCCCCCGGCCACATCAAGTTCAAGGCGGCCATCGGCGAGCGCACCCCCACCACGCCCAAGTCGTTCGTGCTCGGCAACGGCTCGTTCAAGGGCATGGGCATCGACTTCGGCGACCTGGACCGCAACGGCAGCTTCGACATGATGGTCTCCAACATCACGACGGCCTGGGGCCTGGAGGAGAGCAACTTCGTCTGGATCAACCGGGCCCGCGACGAGCGCGACATGCTCGCCAAGCTGGGCAAGGGCGTCGCCCCGTTCACCCAGGAGGCCCGCCCGCTGGGCATGGCCTGGAGCGGCTGGGGCTGGGACGTGAAGTTCGGCGACTTCCTCAACAGCGGCGACCTGGAGGTCGTGCAGACCCTCGGCTTCGTCAAGGGCAAGATCAACCGGTGGCCGTGGCTGCAGGAGATGGCCATGATGAACGACGACCTGCTGTCCAACCCGGCCATGTGGCCGAACCTCCAGCCCGGTGACGACATCGCCGGCGACCAGCCGCTGGCGTTCTTCGCCCGCACGAAGAGCGGCGAGTTCGCCAACATCACCAAGGAGATCGGCCTGGACGTGCCGATCCCCACCCGCGGCATCGCCACGGCCGACACCCGGGGCACCGGGGCGCTGGACCTCGCGGTGGCGCGGCAGTGGGGGGCGCCCGCCTTCTACACCAACGACGCGCCCAGCAAGGGCAACTTCCTGAACCTGCGGCTCTACCGGCCGGCGGTCGGCGCCCCGGCGGGCCAGATGCTCTGCACCCCGGCGTACGGCGCCACCGTCACGGTGACCACGCCGGACGGCCGCAAGCAGATCTCCCAGCTCGACGGCGGCAGCGGCCACGCCGGCAAGCGCAGCTTCGAGGTCCACTTCGGCCTCGGGGCCAGCAGCGGCCCGGTCACCGTCGACCTGCGCTGGCGTGACCTGAACGGCCAGCAGCACAGCACCAGCCAGCAGCTCACCGCCGGCACGCACACCCTCGTGCTGACCGACCGCGTCGAGGAGGTCCCGAACCGATGA
- a CDS encoding NAD(P)-binding domain-containing protein gives MTDLPEGTEHHRYLIIGAGPAGLQLSYYLQQAGSDYLTLERAAEPGEFFRRFPRHRKLISLNKVHTTSTDPEIRLRWDWNSLLHTPADLPFADYSREYFPSADDMVRYLGDFARHHGLAVRYDTAVELVTKTDDGFLVRAGGRLLHADCVVWAAGWGRPNIPDVRGIEHAIGYEDMSTDPADYADQRVLILGKGNSAFETASAILGHAAMIHLASPRPLRLAWNTKHPGDVRGHHGAVLDSYQFKTLHSVLDCVIDEIRPVGDKYEVRLTYTHADGETAVMEYESVLRCTGFAMDTSVFADNCRPGMVPSGRLPATRPDWQSVDVDGLYFAGTLAQDRDFKKASSAFIDGFRYNLRTLTALLRERYEGAPLAYEKVAADAEALTEVVLDRVNWSSALWTQFEFLCDVLVVDAAAGVVRHYHDLPEDHAVARFGGESHYYTFSLRWGRDAYHDVFAIERHPQPDRAAESAFIHPVVRRYRGGELVEELHLLEDLLAEWRRQDRHVQPLREFFSADLGR, from the coding sequence ATGACCGACTTGCCAGAGGGCACCGAGCACCACCGTTACCTGATCATCGGCGCCGGCCCGGCCGGCCTTCAGCTGAGCTACTACCTCCAGCAGGCCGGCAGCGACTACCTGACGCTGGAGCGCGCGGCCGAACCCGGCGAGTTCTTCCGCCGCTTCCCCCGCCACCGCAAACTGATCTCCCTGAACAAGGTGCACACCACGAGCACCGACCCCGAGATCCGGCTGCGCTGGGACTGGAACTCGCTGCTGCACACCCCGGCCGACCTGCCGTTCGCCGACTACAGCCGGGAGTACTTCCCCTCCGCCGACGACATGGTCCGCTACCTTGGCGACTTCGCCCGCCACCACGGCCTCGCCGTCCGCTACGACACGGCCGTCGAGCTGGTCACCAAGACCGACGACGGCTTCCTCGTGCGCGCCGGCGGTCGGCTGCTGCACGCCGACTGCGTGGTGTGGGCCGCCGGCTGGGGCCGGCCCAACATCCCCGACGTGCGCGGCATCGAGCACGCGATCGGCTACGAGGACATGTCCACCGACCCGGCCGACTACGCCGACCAGCGGGTGCTCATCCTCGGCAAGGGCAACTCGGCGTTCGAGACCGCCTCGGCGATCCTCGGGCACGCCGCCATGATCCACCTGGCCAGCCCGCGTCCGCTGCGGCTGGCCTGGAACACCAAGCACCCCGGCGACGTACGCGGCCACCACGGCGCGGTCCTGGACAGCTACCAGTTCAAGACCCTGCACTCCGTGCTCGACTGCGTCATCGACGAGATCCGCCCCGTGGGCGACAAGTACGAGGTGCGCCTGACCTACACCCACGCCGACGGCGAGACCGCCGTGATGGAGTACGAGTCGGTGCTGCGCTGCACCGGCTTCGCCATGGACACCTCGGTCTTCGCCGACAACTGCCGCCCCGGCATGGTGCCCAGCGGGCGGCTGCCCGCCACCCGCCCCGACTGGCAGTCGGTCGACGTCGACGGGCTCTACTTCGCCGGCACGCTCGCCCAGGACCGTGACTTCAAGAAGGCGTCGTCGGCGTTCATCGACGGCTTCCGCTACAACCTGCGTACGCTCACCGCCCTGCTGCGCGAGCGGTACGAGGGCGCGCCGCTGGCGTACGAGAAGGTGGCGGCCGACGCCGAGGCGCTCACCGAGGTGGTGTTGGACCGGGTCAACTGGAGCTCGGCGCTGTGGACCCAGTTCGAGTTCCTCTGCGACGTCCTCGTCGTCGACGCGGCCGCCGGGGTGGTGCGCCACTACCACGACCTGCCGGAGGACCACGCGGTCGCCCGGTTCGGCGGCGAGAGCCACTACTACACGTTCTCGCTGCGCTGGGGCCGCGACGCCTACCACGACGTGTTCGCCATCGAGCGGCACCCGCAGCCGGACCGGGCCGCCGAGAGCGCCTTCATCCACCCGGTCGTGCGCCGCTACCGGGGCGGGGAGCTGGTCGAGGAGCTGCACCTGCTGGAGGACCTGCTCGCCGAGTGGCGTCGGCAGGACCGGCACGTGCAGCCCCTGCGCGAGTTCTTCTCCGCGGACCTGGGGCGGTGA